A stretch of Patescibacteria group bacterium DNA encodes these proteins:
- a CDS encoding LamG domain-containing protein, translating to MSFVKNSVFAEDDIQNNFGGWSWSSNFGWNSENCNNRYFSGYQDYCGIKNDNIILDIGFDGNDVDFDTLEVKDNSKENNTIKIIGTTINNIKNRTGKSNFNKSFEFISGTNIITFDNPSSSLVLPNTVTISFWLKSGPKTQREGLFLLGNDGILTSGSNQRSLSWIINLSNKIEISNVFDWNNQWNYYTIVRNGQNVKAYRNGQYIGMANFTQATSGENLYRIGQAVCNGCGGTLNFNGQIDEIRIYNSILSLDEIIHNKLHNSNYYLDIDNITGRIMGWVWSSSLGWICFGDTCSDYGSPPYGNLSDTILHWSPNQGNGIYPHMITGWAKAISFDDSYQEQFKDTGWIALRGPEIFPLGKNYKNCVSCSVRDEDNGLVAYFKFDEDIGDVASDSSGNNNNGLLQQFIDERWNEDGKINNCLYFDKEKNVVRTPEISLSTSITISWWSKQDVPKDSGIFYLSSFGNQGGIYSAEDGLFLWRIKNSNEIKMPVKFFLFDSNWHNYVAVRTNELVKIYRDGKFIAEDRFENNEEQTLTSIGYTKTEGGDLFFNGFMDHVKIYNRSLTEDEVLYSYNYPENRFCSACFNELDENLNNICYECSLCNTSQDDGDICAECSSCRQYGLAFDSGTANIKGYTWGGFNVDSELSGVGWTKFSPNFAAGLYRSYISTKYGNIYSRSNIGSDYTVIPPLGYFNSTYMIQANGHIINWVSEGISTTTQGSLFYDYNTEEPWMSYYDSPSGFISPVYDYPNKINDYGNILGNLDYEGLKKGIYGNVINNMPNEGVEDYNVCLGGKIYYTKPETGEYKLNVKVSGSEISYLFNNCDNGSGVIIVDGDLVINGDLKYDESIVESNNKELASIAWIIKGDLYINGEVSDLAGTFIVLGNEDVTECGSDLGNPVPKCGTIYTGSSANQLVISGQILAKNFQLERTFRSSLREPSEIIIYDGRNIINPPPGLGDIIKSLPRWDQIAPY from the coding sequence TTGAGTTTTGTAAAAAATAGTGTATTTGCAGAAGATGATATACAGAATAATTTTGGTGGTTGGTCTTGGAGTTCTAATTTTGGTTGGAATTCAGAAAATTGTAATAATAGATATTTTAGTGGCTATCAAGATTATTGTGGAATTAAAAATGATAATATTATTTTGGATATAGGTTTTGATGGTAATGATGTTGATTTTGATACATTGGAAGTAAAAGACAATTCCAAGGAGAATAATACGATCAAAATAATTGGTACAACTATTAATAATATAAAAAATAGAACAGGAAAATCAAATTTCAACAAGTCATTTGAGTTTATTTCTGGCACGAATATTATAACATTTGATAATCCTTCATCATCTTTAGTTTTGCCAAACACAGTGACTATAAGTTTTTGGTTGAAGTCAGGTCCAAAAACTCAAAGAGAAGGTCTATTTTTATTGGGAAATGATGGAATATTAACTTCTGGTTCGAATCAGAGATCACTTTCATGGATAATTAATTTATCAAATAAAATAGAAATTAGTAATGTTTTTGATTGGAATAATCAATGGAACTATTATACTATTGTAAGAAATGGACAAAATGTGAAAGCTTATAGAAATGGACAGTATATAGGTATGGCAAATTTTACTCAAGCTACGTCAGGTGAGAATCTATATAGAATAGGTCAGGCTGTTTGTAATGGATGTGGTGGGACACTTAACTTCAATGGTCAAATAGATGAAATTAGGATTTATAATTCTATTTTGAGTTTGGATGAAATTATTCATAATAAATTGCATAATTCAAATTATTATTTAGATATAGACAATATCACCGGAAGAATAATGGGTTGGGTTTGGTCTAGTAGTCTGGGATGGATTTGTTTTGGAGATACTTGTTCTGATTATGGATCACCACCATATGGAAATCTTTCAGATACGATACTGCATTGGTCACCAAATCAAGGAAATGGTATTTATCCACATATGATAACTGGTTGGGCGAAAGCAATAAGTTTTGACGATTCTTATCAGGAACAATTTAAAGATACAGGATGGATTGCTTTGCGAGGACCAGAAATATTTCCACTCGGTAAAAATTATAAAAATTGTGTGAGTTGTAGTGTAAGAGATGAAGATAATGGTCTTGTTGCTTATTTTAAATTTGATGAAGATATAGGTGATGTAGCATCAGATTCATCTGGAAATAATAATAATGGTTTATTACAACAATTTATAGATGAGAGATGGAATGAAGATGGTAAAATAAATAATTGCCTCTATTTTGATAAAGAAAAAAATGTTGTTAGAACTCCTGAAATTTCTTTATCTACTAGTATTACAATATCTTGGTGGTCTAAGCAAGATGTACCAAAAGATAGTGGAATTTTTTATCTTTCATCTTTTGGTAATCAGGGTGGAATATATAGTGCAGAAGATGGATTATTTCTTTGGAGAATAAAAAATTCTAATGAAATAAAAATGCCCGTAAAGTTTTTTCTCTTTGATAGTAATTGGCATAATTATGTTGCCGTTAGAACTAATGAATTGGTAAAAATTTATAGAGATGGCAAATTCATAGCTGAAGATAGATTTGAAAATAATGAAGAACAAACATTAACATCTATTGGATATACTAAGACAGAAGGAGGAGATTTGTTTTTTAATGGTTTTATGGACCATGTAAAAATTTATAACAGATCGTTAACAGAAGATGAGGTTTTATATTCTTATAATTATCCAGAAAATAGATTTTGTTCTGCATGTTTTAATGAATTAGATGAAAATTTAAATAATATTTGTTATGAGTGTTCATTGTGTAATACATCACAAGATGATGGTGATATATGTGCTGAGTGTTCTTCTTGTAGACAATATGGTTTAGCTTTTGATTCTGGTACTGCAAATATAAAAGGTTATACTTGGGGTGGTTTTAACGTTGATTCTGAACTGAGTGGAGTTGGATGGACAAAATTTTCTCCAAATTTTGCAGCAGGGTTATATAGATCTTATATTTCTACAAAATATGGAAATATATATAGTAGATCTAATATTGGATCTGATTATACGGTAATTCCCCCTCTTGGATATTTTAATTCTACTTACATGATTCAGGCCAATGGTCATATAATAAACTGGGTTAGTGAAGGAATATCAACAACTACTCAGGGTAGTTTATTTTATGATTACAATACAGAAGAACCATGGATGAGTTATTATGATAGTCCAAGTGGCTTTATATCACCTGTGTATGATTATCCAAATAAGATAAATGATTATGGTAATATTTTGGGTAATTTGGATTATGAGGGATTGAAAAAAGGTATTTATGGAAATGTTATAAATAATATGCCAAACGAAGGAGTAGAAGATTATAATGTTTGTTTGGGTGGTAAAATATATTATACAAAACCAGAAACCGGCGAATATAAATTAAATGTAAAAGTTTCTGGTAGTGAAATTTCTTACTTATTTAATAATTGTGATAATGGTTCAGGAGTGATTATAGTAGATGGAGACTTGGTAATAAATGGAGATTTGAAATACGATGAGAGCATCGTAGAATCAAATAATAAAGAATTAGCATCTATAGCATGGATTATAAAAGGTGATTTGTATATAAATGGAGAGGTTTCTGATCTTGCAGGTACGTTTATTGTGTTGGGTAATGAAGACGTCACAGAATGTGGTTCTGATTTAGGGAATCCTGTACCAAAGTGTGGTACTATATATACAGGATCTTCTGCTAATCAATTAGTAATTTCAGGACAGATATTAGCAAAGAATTTTCAACTTGAAAGAACATTTAGAAGTAGTTTAAGAGAACCATCTGAGATAATTATTTATGATGGAAGAAATATAATTAATCCCCCACCTGGATTAGGGGATATAATAAAATCTTTACCTAGATGGGATCAGATAGCACCTTATTAA
- the pilM gene encoding type IV pilus assembly protein PilM produces MGLFSAKKEDFLGVDIGTSSIKIVQLANDNNKARLVTYGMAEVNFDILRNKNQENVNLMVSNLKNLLAKSRVSSKNCSAALPTFSVFSSVISLPVMNKIDLDSAVKWEAKKFIPFPIEDMILDWKIIDNGDMNINSVEKSSTTVDENIIKTKSKFNRVLLTAAPKNLVAIYVDVFKKVGLNLCSLEVESFAMARALMDTNSNSTMIVDIGSITTDVCVVENDLPVLNRSIEVGGRIITQSIAKSLNINFERAEQFKQDFGLVASSEESSNIPKTIEETLSPMINEIKYVFDLYKRQGKGNVDKVILSGGSAYLPNLVDYLSKVLNTSVYIGDSWHKVMYPKELKPILDEIGPRFSVAIGLGLRNII; encoded by the coding sequence ATGGGTTTGTTTAGTGCAAAAAAGGAAGATTTTTTAGGTGTTGACATAGGAACATCTAGTATTAAGATTGTTCAACTTGCAAATGATAATAATAAAGCTAGATTAGTAACCTATGGTATGGCAGAAGTAAATTTTGATATTTTAAGAAATAAAAATCAAGAAAATGTTAATTTAATGGTATCTAATTTAAAAAATCTGTTAGCAAAATCTAGAGTATCCTCAAAAAATTGTTCAGCAGCTCTTCCCACATTTTCAGTTTTTAGCTCTGTTATAAGTTTACCAGTAATGAATAAAATTGATTTAGATTCTGCTGTTAAATGGGAAGCTAAAAAATTTATACCATTTCCTATTGAAGATATGATATTGGATTGGAAAATTATAGACAATGGAGATATGAATATAAATAGTGTTGAAAAATCAAGTACAACTGTAGATGAAAATATTATAAAAACAAAATCAAAATTTAATAGAGTTTTACTTACAGCAGCTCCAAAAAATTTGGTAGCTATTTATGTAGATGTTTTTAAAAAAGTAGGTTTAAATTTGTGTAGTTTGGAAGTGGAATCTTTTGCTATGGCAAGAGCACTTATGGATACAAATAGTAATTCTACTATGATTGTTGATATTGGATCTATAACAACAGACGTTTGTGTTGTCGAAAATGATTTACCAGTATTGAATAGAAGTATAGAAGTTGGTGGACGTATAATAACTCAGAGCATTGCAAAGAGTTTAAATATTAATTTTGAAAGAGCAGAACAGTTTAAGCAAGATTTTGGTTTAGTTGCGAGCTCAGAAGAAAGCAGTAATATTCCAAAAACTATAGAAGAAACATTATCTCCAATGATTAATGAAATAAAATATGTTTTTGATTTATACAAAAGACAGGGTAAAGGTAATGTTGATAAGGTTATATTATCTGGAGGATCTGCCTATTTGCCAAATTTGGTTGACTATCTAAGCAAAGTATTAAATACGTCTGTTTATATAGGTGATTCTTGGCATAAGGTAATGTATCCAAAAGAATTAAAACCAATTTTAGATGAAATAGGTCCAAGATTTTCAGTAGCTATTGGCTTAGGATTGAGAAATATAATATAA
- a CDS encoding Ig-like domain-containing protein: MKKIFIATILLVSIFSFRFVFSEDRASEIIDNKPVEDDGDVCKGQIDDIDGRCLRENEISRREAINMNNILKIVNSFDSTKNNTIPNFSYLSDTTKNKLIEKLSGYYDKNSHISTTTIESIPRSERDLFFRDAYVPYISLLKSISIFSSYNNLGSSIQGMITLLNSTELYIQNSDINVSQFTTQIQSARSQLQGYISSINSDIGALYTTIYSFDKDNPDSFSGFIDSSTGNRNTLNDRSATYFSVKDNIINLAVDAIRAVEIAYNGNSSIVASPNLIYSDGTSVSKVTITVKNTLKNPIVNRQVNLTSTSQGVSINPASGYTNASGVVEFSITSNVSGYINLKATIEGETLELLGSNIINVWSLEHKGCADTGGVWTGETCICQKDYEWVPKDLKCVSSAQLGCEKTGGIWEGKVCTCPKGYTWIEKDLKCINLAQLGCESTGGTWIGSIGGGMDEGGSAGTCTCPKGYTWIEKDLKCISLAQLGCESTGGTWKESICSCPSGYTWDEKNLKCITLAQSGCESTGGKWDGKICTCPGGYTWSASKLQCITLAQFGCESTGGKWDGKICTCPGGYTWSASKLQCITLAQFGCESTGGKWD, encoded by the coding sequence ATGAAAAAAATATTTATTGCAACAATTTTATTAGTATCTATATTTTCTTTTAGATTTGTTTTTTCTGAAGATCGTGCTTCAGAAATAATAGATAATAAGCCAGTAGAAGATGATGGAGATGTTTGTAAAGGGCAGATAGATGATATAGATGGTCGATGCCTTCGAGAAAATGAAATATCTAGAAGAGAGGCAATAAACATGAATAATATTTTAAAAATTGTTAATTCCTTTGACTCCACAAAGAACAACACTATTCCAAATTTTAGTTATTTATCTGATACTACAAAAAACAAATTAATAGAAAAATTATCTGGTTATTATGATAAAAATAGTCATATCAGCACTACAACAATAGAGAGCATTCCTCGTAGTGAAAGAGATTTGTTTTTTAGGGATGCTTATGTACCATATATTTCACTATTAAAATCAATAAGTATTTTTAGTTCATATAATAATTTAGGATCATCTATTCAGGGTATGATTACATTATTAAATTCTACGGAATTATATATTCAAAATAGTGATATAAATGTATCCCAATTTACAACTCAAATTCAAAGTGCAAGATCTCAGCTACAAGGATATATAAGCTCAATAAATTCTGATATTGGTGCTCTGTATACAACTATATATAGTTTTGATAAAGATAATCCTGATAGTTTTTCTGGTTTTATAGATTCGTCAACTGGTAATAGAAATACTTTGAATGATAGAAGTGCTACTTATTTTTCTGTAAAAGATAATATAATTAACTTAGCAGTAGATGCAATTAGAGCGGTAGAAATTGCCTACAATGGAAATTCTAGTATAGTAGCTTCACCAAATTTGATATATAGCGATGGAACCAGTGTTTCCAAAGTTACTATTACTGTAAAAAATACATTAAAAAATCCAATAGTAAATAGACAGGTAAATTTGACCTCTACAAGCCAAGGAGTTTCTATTAATCCTGCAAGCGGATATACAAATGCTAGCGGTGTTGTGGAATTTAGTATTACAAGTAATGTATCCGGATATATAAATTTGAAGGCAACTATTGAAGGTGAAACCTTGGAATTATTGGGTTCAAATATTATAAATGTTTGGTCTCTTGAACACAAAGGATGTGCAGATACAGGTGGAGTATGGACTGGGGAAACGTGTATTTGTCAAAAAGATTATGAATGGGTTCCAAAAGATCTTAAGTGTGTAAGTTCGGCACAACTGGGATGTGAAAAAACTGGTGGAATCTGGGAAGGTAAAGTTTGTACTTGTCCAAAAGGATATACCTGGATTGAAAAAGATCTTAAGTGTATAAATTTGGCACAACTTGGATGTGAGAGTACTGGTGGCACTTGGATTGGTAGCATTGGTGGTGGTATGGATGAAGGTGGCAGTGCAGGTACTTGTACTTGTCCAAAAGGATATACTTGGATTGAAAAAGATCTTAAGTGTATAAGTTTGGCACAACTTGGATGTGAGAGTACCGGTGGTACTTGGAAAGAAAGCATATGTTCTTGTCCATCTGGATATACTTGGGATGAAAAAAATCTTAAATGTATAACGCTAGCACAATCAGGATGTGAAAGTACTGGTGGTAAATGGGATGGTAAAATTTGTACGTGTCCAGGTGGATATACTTGGAGTGCAAGTAAATTGCAATGTATAACACTAGCACAATTTGGATGTGAGAGTACTGGTGGTAAATGGGATGGTAAAATTTGTACGTGTCCAGGTGGATATACTTGGAGTGCAAGTAAATTGCAATGTATAACACTAGCACAATTTGGATGTGAGAGTACTGGTGGTAAATGGGATG